Genomic window (Meiothermus sp. QL-1):
CGCCTTTGGCCGGGCGAGGTAGGGTGGGCCTTGTTGGTGGAAGAACGGCCAGCCTCTTGGTGTATTCCGGTGCCCTTCTTTCCGCTAATATATTGGCCTTATGCGCGTCATCGTGATTGGGTCCAGGGCAAGTCTGCTGGCCCAAGCCCAGACCCGCTGGGTGGTAGAACGCTTGAAGGAGCACTGGCCTGAGACCGAGTTCAAAATCCGCACCATACAGTCGAAGCAGGCCTCCGAGACTGCAGCCACCGAGGCCCTGCGCCAGGCCCTGGCGCGGCGTGAGGTGGACATCGCGGTCTACTCCCTCAAGCACCTGCCCACCCAGGAGCTGGCCGGGGTGCACCTGGTGGCCGTGCCCAAGCGGGTTGAGCCCCGGGAGGCCCTGGTGGGGCGCAGCGCCAAGCGCTTAGAAGACCTGCCCAAAGGCGCGGTGGTGGGCGTGAACAGCCTGCGGCGCAAAGCCCAGCTTCTGGCCTACCGGGCTGACCTGGACCTGCGCGATTTGGAGGGCGATGTGGACGACCGGCTGAGCGCTTTGGGCAGCGGCGAGTACGATGCGGTCATCATCGGGGCGGCCAGTTTGCTGCGGCTTGAGCTGACCAACCGCATCGACCAGCTCATCGACCCCGAGGTCATGCTCCCGGCCGCGGGCCAGGGGGCGCTGGGCCTCGAGGTGCGCTGGGGAGACGACTGGGCCGAGGAGTTGGCCTACAGCCTGAACCACCGACCCTCCTTTGCCCGCGTGACGGCAGAGCGGGCCTTTATACGGGCCCTGGGCGCGGGGGACCACTGCCCGGCGGCGGCCCTAGCCACGCTGAGCGAGGAGACCCTGCTTTTGGAAGGGATGGTGGCCTCGCCCGACGGCCGCGAGATGATCCGCGCCGAGATTGAGGGTGAGCCCGAGGAGGCCAGAGAGCTGGGAGAGGAGCTGGCCCAGGACCTACTGGCCGAGGGGGCCAGGGAGCTTCTGGGGGCGGTGCGGGCGGGCTAGGCCGGCCTGCGCCGCTTTTTACCAGGTTCTCGGGAGCACTTGTTCCCCCAGCATTTTCTTGATCTCACCGGTGAGCCACCTCATGGTGGACTCAGGGTCGCGGTAGAAGCTGCTTCCGCGAACGCGGATGAACCGCCACCCAAGGCGTTCCAGAACGCGCTGGCGCTCGAGGTCTTCGGGCCACTTTTCTGGAGGATGATAGCGGTCCCCGTCGCATCCAATGGCTACTTTTCGACCGTTGCTTTCTACCACCAGATCAATGCGATAGCTGCCCACAGGATACTGAGCCCTGACACGGAAGCCGGCCTTTGAGAGATGTTTTAGCACCTCTCTCTCAAAGGGCGACTCGGCCTTTGCACCCTCGACCCTGATTTGCGTTAGGGCGTTTTCGGGGTTTAGGGCGTGTTCAATAAGCAGCCTCCTCAAGTCCCCAGGCTTCAGGTCGGCAGTTGGGTCGAGGGAGTAGACCACCCACATCTGGTCTTTAGCCCGGCTTGCCGCCACATTGAAGCGCTGGCGCCACGATTCGCTATCCCTAAGAGGCAGGGGAGCGCCTTCGCTGGTGTCTACCAGCGATATAAAAATCACATCCCGTTCGTCGCCTTGAAACTGGGCTGGGTTGCCGCACAGTAGGCGACGGTTCTGCAACTCGGTGGGGGATAGCTCCTGATGCAGGAGGTTCTCGATGAGCAGGGCCTGTTCGTCGCCAACCATCGAGATAACACCGAAGGTCTTTCCCGTGTAAAGCGGGTTGTCGATACACGCTTTGATGAGCTCGACGATCCGGCGGGCCTCCACAGGATTGGTCTTTCCATTGCGGTACCCCTTGACCCGCTCGACCCGGACCGCTGGTTTCAAATTAGAGCTGCTCGACTCCCGCAAGGGGTTGATGCGACCTTCGTAGAAGTGCATGTTG
Coding sequences:
- the hemC gene encoding hydroxymethylbilane synthase; amino-acid sequence: MRVIVIGSRASLLAQAQTRWVVERLKEHWPETEFKIRTIQSKQASETAATEALRQALARREVDIAVYSLKHLPTQELAGVHLVAVPKRVEPREALVGRSAKRLEDLPKGAVVGVNSLRRKAQLLAYRADLDLRDLEGDVDDRLSALGSGEYDAVIIGAASLLRLELTNRIDQLIDPEVMLPAAGQGALGLEVRWGDDWAEELAYSLNHRPSFARVTAERAFIRALGAGDHCPAAALATLSEETLLLEGMVASPDGREMIRAEIEGEPEEARELGEELAQDLLAEGARELLGAVRAG
- a CDS encoding AAA domain-containing protein, which codes for MPLSQVVEQFRPERDIFDVVIVDEASQTDLSGLILLAMAKKVIVVGDDKQVSPLAVGEEVDKVEHLQQAYLKDIPNSALFDGRYSLYDIARSSFGGQVMLREHFRCVPEIIQFSNMHFYEGRINPLRESSSSNLKPAVRVERVKGYRNGKTNPVEARRIVELIKACIDNPLYTGKTFGVISMVGDEQALLIENLLHQELSPTELQNRRLLCGNPAQFQGDERDVIFISLVDTSEGAPLPLRDSESWRQRFNVAASRAKDQMWVVYSLDPTADLKPGDLRRLLIEHALNPENALTQIRVEGAKAESPFEREVLKHLSKAGFRVRAQYPVGSYRIDLVVESNGRKVAIGCDGDRYHPPEKWPEDLERQRVLERLGWRFIRVRGSSFYRDPESTMRWLTGEIKKMLGEQVLPRTW